A region of the Caldisericota bacterium genome:
TAAGGCAACCAAATGCAATCCAAACCTCAACGCCTTCCTCCATTTTGTAAATTTTATCTTTGCACACTAATGCCATTTAAAGCGTGCAGAGAGAGTGATTAATAAAACAGAGATGCTAAGAACAAATGCTACTAATTTTCCCCACTTCATGATATTTTTCCTCCTTTTTCATTAAAATTTGTTTTCTTTACATACTAATGCCATTTAAAGCGTGCAGAGAGAGTGATTAATAAAACAGAGATGCTAAGAACAAATGCTACTAATTTTCCCCACTTCATGATATTTTTCCTCCTTTTTTGTAAAAGGGAGAGACCGGTTTTGCCATTGGCTCTGTCTGAATTAAGGCAACCAAGTTCAATTCAAACGTCAACGCCTTCCTCCGTATAATGTACTCAAAGTATAAATAGCTTTTTTTATTTTGTCAAATAGCTTCAAATAAAACCATCACCTGAAAACTATGGTAACCGACATTTTGTTTCCTAAAAATACAAAACAAATGCTTTCATCCAATATGTTTCGCCTTAAATCAAATAAATAAAATAACTCCAAATTGATGAAAATTCTAACAGTATTTGATTAAAAAAATCATAAGAGAATAAAATTTAAAAGATCAATATTTCTTTACATGACTATTATAGATAAAAGTACGTGGAATCCGCCTGCCAATTCTTGAAACAATTTCATAATTTATTGTATTTATCTTTTTGGCAATTTCGTATGGTGTTATTACTTCTTTTCCTTGCTTCCCAATAAGGACTACCTCATTCCCGGGGTGAATATAAGGAAACCCGGTAACATCGATCATCATCTGATCCATTGTAATATTACCGATGATTTTCGCTCGTTTCTTTTTAATTAATACCTCGCCAATATTCGATAAAGATCTTGAATATCCATCCGCATACCCGACAGGCAGAGTTGCAATCAAAGTTTCTTTTGTTGTTATATACGCCCTACCATAACTAATAGCGGTTTCTTTAGGAACCAATCGGGAATAGATTGCTCTGGTTTTAAAATTCATAATCGGCTCAAACTCGCTAATTGGCTCATCAAGTGGGGTTAAGCCATATAGAAGCAGCCCGGGACGCACTGCATTAAAATAACTTCTTTTCAAGCCTAGTATAGCAGCGCTATTTGCTGCATGAATAATTGGAGGCAATACTCCTTTTTTCTTAATTTCATCTAATATTTTTTCAAAAATATTTAACTGCTCATTTGCATAGTGTGTATCTGAATCAACAGTGGATAAATGCGTATATATTCCCTGCAAAGCAACATTGGGGAGAACAGATAACGCATCGATAATTTCAGGCACTTCCTTCGGAGCCACTCCTATC
Encoded here:
- the alr gene encoding alanine racemase, whose protein sequence is MGRFARPTWVEIDLNKLKRNFHRIERIVGKRKIIGAVKADAYGHGAVEASKILEKEGIYALSVASLEEALNLRENGIKASILVLGYVVPSALPVAAKFNIPVTLFDKRFIKRLREYRGDRVLNIHINVDTGMGRIGVAPKEVPEIIDALSVLPNVALQGIYTHLSTVDSDTHYANEQLNIFEKILDEIKKKGVLPPIIHAANSAAILGLKRSYFNAVRPGLLLYGLTPLDEPISEFEPIMNFKTRAIYSRLVPKETAISYGRAYITTKETLIATLPVGYADGYSRSLSNIGEVLIKKKRAKIIGNITMDQMMIDVTGFPYIHPGNEVVLIGKQGKEVITPYEIAKKINTINYEIVSRIGRRIPRTFIYNSHVKKY